The following proteins are encoded in a genomic region of Deltaproteobacteria bacterium:
- a CDS encoding M48 family metallopeptidase, translating to MEDNRNGSQQSQEEEARVYNRLKRRISYAEMGLGLAFLIVLLVTGLTFFFRDIAVGLAPHPFWHVLIYFLILAGIFELITLPLTIYSGFVVERRFDLLRQSGAAWVWDYVKGILLSLVLGGLAVELLYLLMRLAGNWWWLPAGVAFALCFVLLAQLTPVLILPLFFKFKPLADEDLSARLTALCERTGARVRGIYEWGLSSKTRRVNAALVGWGPTRRVILSDNLVKDFASLEVEVILAHELGHQRLRHMPQLLMVQIALTFIAFALADLIFRALGSTLGLKVLDDVAGLPLLVLVFALVGLLALPLVNLLSRRLEQAADRFALKSTGLSDHFISAMERLSSLNLSESDPHPVIEFLFLSHPSPARRIQAARDFLSDEQGRVG from the coding sequence GTGGAAGATAACAGGAACGGCAGCCAACAGAGCCAAGAAGAGGAGGCCAGGGTCTATAACCGGCTCAAGAGGCGGATCAGTTATGCGGAAATGGGCCTGGGTCTGGCCTTTCTCATTGTTCTCCTGGTCACAGGCTTAACCTTTTTTTTCCGAGATATAGCGGTCGGTCTTGCGCCACATCCCTTCTGGCACGTCCTGATCTACTTTTTGATACTGGCCGGGATTTTTGAGCTGATCACCCTGCCTCTGACCATCTATTCCGGCTTTGTCGTGGAGCGGCGCTTCGACCTGCTGCGCCAGTCCGGCGCGGCCTGGGTCTGGGACTATGTCAAGGGCATCCTCCTGAGCCTGGTTCTGGGCGGCCTGGCCGTGGAGCTGCTTTACCTGCTCATGCGCCTGGCCGGGAACTGGTGGTGGCTGCCTGCGGGCGTGGCCTTTGCCTTGTGTTTCGTGCTCCTGGCTCAGCTTACGCCGGTCCTGATCCTGCCGCTTTTTTTCAAGTTCAAGCCGCTGGCCGATGAAGACCTGTCCGCCCGGCTGACGGCCCTGTGTGAACGCACCGGGGCCAGGGTGCGAGGCATATATGAGTGGGGGCTTTCGTCCAAGACGCGCCGGGTCAACGCGGCCCTGGTGGGCTGGGGCCCGACGCGGCGTGTGATTCTTTCAGACAACCTGGTCAAGGACTTTGCCTCTTTGGAAGTGGAAGTCATTCTGGCCCATGAACTGGGCCACCAGCGGCTGCGCCACATGCCTCAGCTCCTCATGGTGCAGATTGCGCTGACCTTTATCGCCTTTGCCTTAGCGGACCTGATCTTCCGCGCCCTGGGTTCGACTCTTGGCCTTAAAGTCTTGGACGACGTGGCCGGACTGCCTCTGCTGGTGCTGGTCTTCGCCCTGGTCGGCCTCCTGGCCCTGCCACTGGTCAACCTGCTTTCGCGCCGTCTGGAGCAGGCAGCCGACCGTTTTGCATTGAAGTCAACCGGCCTGAGCGACCATTTTATCTCGGCCATGGAGCGCCTCTCCAGCCTGAACCTTTCTGAGTCTGACCCGCATCCGGTGATCGAGTTTCTTTTTCTTTCCCATCCTTCTCCGGCCAGGCGTATCCAGGCGGCCAGGGATTTCCTTTCCGATGAGCAGGGGAGAGTGGGTTGA